A stretch of Macadamia integrifolia cultivar HAES 741 chromosome 7, SCU_Mint_v3, whole genome shotgun sequence DNA encodes these proteins:
- the LOC122084445 gene encoding E3 ubiquitin-protein ligase UPL2-like, producing MTTLRSSLPLRLRHLLTGEGAVGPSLKLESEPPPKVKAFIDKVIKITLSDIAIPLSGFRWEYNKGNFHHWRPLFLHFDTYFKTYISCRKDLLLSDITSEDFPKNAVLQILRVMQIILENCHNKSSFSGLEHFKLLLACTDPEIVIATLETLAALVKINPSKLHVSGKLIGCGSVNSCLLSLAQGWGSKEEGLGLYSCVMANERIQDEGLSLFPSDVKNECDKSHYRLGSTLYFEFHGVNSQNAVGSSGNMPSNLRVIHIPDLHLHKGDDLLFLKQCIEQYDVPPEHRFSLLTRIRYARAFQSPKTSRLHSRICLLAFIVLVQSSDAHDELVSFFSNEPEYTNELIRIVRSEESIPGSIKTLAMLALSAQLAAYSSSHERARILSGSSIISAGGNRMILLNALQKAVLALNSSSDPSSLSFVEALLQFYLLHVISSSSSGSAIRGSGMVPTLLPLLQDVNSAHMHLVCFAVKTLQKLMDYSNAAVTLFKDLGGVELLAQRLQTEVHRVIGLVSADGNSMVIGGQSRYDEDRLYSQKRLIKALLKALGSATYAPANSSRSQNTHDNSLPASLSLIFGNVEKFGGDIYFSAVTVMSEIIHKDPTCFSSLHELGLPDAFLSSVVAGILPSSKAITCVPSGLGAICLNAKGLEAVKETMALHFLVDIFTSRKYVVAMNEGVVPLANAVEELLRHVSSLRSTGVDIIIEIIDKLASMGDDNGGLGSSGKVDGGTAMETDSEDREQEGHGCRVSAMDVAADGISNERFVQLCIFHVMVLVHRTMENSETCRFFVEKKGIEALMKLLLRPSIAQSSEGMSIALHSTVVFKGFTQHHSAVLARAFCSSLRDRLKKTLDGFNSVTGSFLLDPRITPDKGIFSLLFVVEFLLFLAASKDNRWVTALLTEFGNGSKDVLEDIGRVHRELLWQIALLEDAKLDVGDKVSSSGSSEDPQKSDTNAGETEEQRFNSFRQFLDPLLRRRMSGWSVESQFFDLISLYRDLGRAAGVQPRLVMDGPSNMRLGSSQHLHGSGSTDASGAVSSMEADAQRNYYSSCSDMMRSLAFHISYLFLELGKVMLLPSRRRDDTMNVSPASKSVVSTFASIILDHLNFGGHTDSSGSEASISSKCRYFGKVIDFIDSILLDRPDSCNPILLNCFYGHEVVQAVLTTFEATSQLLFAVNRAPASPMDTDDGSSLQGEREETDYSWIYGPLASYGTLMDHLVTSSFIISPFTKHLLGQPLTNGNVPFPRDAEAFVKVLQSKVLKTVLPIWTHPQFTECSYEFITTVISIMRHVYCGVEVKDASNNSGARMVGPPPNESTISMIVEMGFSRARAEEALRQVGTNSVEMAMEWLFSHPEEAQEDDELARALAMSLGNSGMSQKDDVDGNASNLDQAEEIVQLPPVDDLLVTCIRLLQMKEPLAFPVRDLLVMLCSQNDGQCRSKVISFVIEHVKLCSSILDSGNSGMLSALFHVLALVLHEDTAAREAASQHGLIKIASDLLSQWDPSMHDGQKVQVPKWVTTAFLAIDRLLQVDPKLNSDISEQLQKDDVSSQQASVTIDEDKQNNLQSTFGLTSRYIDEHDQKRLIEVACRCIKNQLPSETMHVVLQLCATLTRTHSVAIAFLDAGGLPSLLSLPTSSLFSGFDNVAATIVRHILEDPHTLQQAMESEIRHSLVSATNRHSNGRLTPRNFLLNLASVISRDPVVFMRAAQSVCQVEMVGERPYVILLKDREKDKSKEKEKASEKDKQQLVDGKTSLGDLNSMAPGNTQGKLPDSSTKSAKVHRKSPQSFVSVIELLLDSVITFVPSQRDDGVVDGPSIADMEIDGAANKGKGKAIATVSEECETNNQETSASLAKTVFIMKLLTEILLTYSSSVHILLRRDAEVSSSRGPPQRGASGNYSGGIFHHILQKFLPYSGNHKKEKKVDGDWRQKLATRASQFLVASCVRSAEARRRVFTDISHVLNDFVDSSNGFRPPDGSIHAFIDLLNDVLAARSPTGAYISAEASATFLDVGLVLSLTRTLQVLDLDHADSPKVVTGLVKALEAVTKEHVISADGKGENTNKPPEQSQPGRTDNGGDRFQSLETNSQPDRSEAVIDQIESFTTVQASGSSESIRDDMEHDRDMDGGFAPGADDDFMNENSEEAGGIENGMDSVGIRFEFSHNVQDNIGDEDDDEEISGDDGDEGDEDEDEDDEEHNDLEEDEVHHMSHGDTDQDDHEIDEDEFDEDVLEEEDEEDEDDDEGVILRLEEGINGINVFDHIEVFGRENSFPNDTLHVMPVEVFGSRRQGRTTSIYNLLGRSADHGAPSQHPLLLEPPSALHPAPPRQSEGSADMVFSDRNLDNSSSRLDTIFRSLRNGRHGHRFNMWVDDSQQRSGSSATAIPQGLEELLVSQLRQPTPDKPLDQNTTLAEPQGEGEASHLEESETGMKTDAPVETVVNNGSISTRPSGSTGVDGIGNSDGTPIENDLHGREESSAHTQAVDMQCERNDAVVRDVEAVSQESSGSGATLGESLRSLEVEIGSADGHDDGGERQTSTDRLPLGDLQPTRVRRTNVLLGNANPVSSRDASLQSVIEVSENPDQGADQSGPADEQQINREADSGSIDPAFLDALPEDLRAEVLSAQQGQAAQPSNDQPQSAGDIDPEFLAALPPDIRAEVLAQQQAQRLHQSQELEGQPVEMDAVSIIATFPSDLREEVLLTSSDAILANLTPALVAEANMLRERFAHRYHSRTLFGMYPRSRRGESSRRGEVVGASLDRIGGGIASRRSMGGKPLEADGAPLVDTEALKAMIRLLRVVQPLYKGQLQRLLLNLCAHHATRTTLVQILMDMLMLDMRRTVNHLSSAAEPSYRLYACQSHVMYSRPQYLDGVPPLVSRRILETLTYLARNHPSVAKLLLQLELPQTPVNEPESPDQARGKAVMIVDDDIESKQHQKGDFSIVLLLSLLNQPLYLRSIAHLEQLLNLLDVVIDNAENNSSSSNKSGESPVEQTSGPQMQDAELNVTGGSFSVGDVKASNTDECLKLSGSGTSNECDTRALLFSLPREELRLLCSLLAREGLSDNAYVLVAEVLRKLVAIAPTHCHLFITELADSVRQLSRFAMDELHVFGEAEKALLSTTSTSGTAILRVLQALSSLISSLLEKEKDQQTPSKREQNDPLSQVGEINAALEPLWLELSTCIGKIESYSDSVSDQSASSRTVTSTTAGVLPPLPAGTQNILPYVESFFVTCEKLHAAQSGAGHDFSIAVTSDVEDATSAAQQKTSGSLAKVDEKHVAFVKFSDKHRKLLNAFIRQNPGLLEKSFSLMLKVPRFIDFDNKRAHFRSKIKHQHDHHHSPLRISVRRAYILEDSYNQLRMRSTQDLKGRLTVHFQGEEGIDAGGLTREWYQLLSRVIFDKGALLFTTVGNESTFQPNPNSVYQTEHLSYFKFVGRVVGKALFDSQLLDVHFTRSFYKHILGVKVTYHDIEAIDPGYFKNLKWMLENDISDVLDLTFSIDADEEKLILYERAEVTDYELIPGGRNIRVTEENKHEYVGLVAEHRLTTAIRPQINAFLEGFSELIPRDLISIFNDKELELLISGLPDIDLDDLRANTEYSGYSAASPVIQWFWEVVQGFSKEDKARLLQFVTGTSKVPLEGFSALQGISGSQRFQIHKAYGSPDHLPSAHTCFNQLDLPEYPSKHHLEERLLLAIHEANEGFGFG from the exons ATGACAACCCTAAGATCGAGTTTGCCGTTGCGGCTGCGGCATCTATTGACCGGAGAAGGAGCCGTTGGTCCTTCTCTCAAACTGGAGTCTGAACCT CCTCCTAAAGTCAAAGCATTTATTGACAAGGTCATCAAAATCACATTATCTGATATTGCAATACCCCTTTCAGGTTTTCGTTGGGAGTACAATAAG GGGAATTTCCACCATTGGCGACCGCTTTTTCTACATTTTGATACATATTTCAAGACATATATTTCTTGTAGGAAAGATCTTCTCTTGTCAGATATTACTTCAGAGGATTTTCCAAAAAATGCTGTCCTACAAATTCTAAGAGTCATGCAAATAATATTGGAGAACTGCCATAACAAGAGTTCATTTAGTGGCCTGGAG CATTTCAAGCTTCTACTTGCTTGCACAGATCCTGAGATTGTCATAGCTACATTAGAAACCCTTGCCGCTTTAGTGAAAATTAATCCTTCCAAGCTACATGTGAGTGGGAAGTTGATTGGATGCGGCTCAGTAAACAGTTGTCTCTTGTCTCTAGCGCAAGGATGGGGGAGCAAAGAAGAAGGCTTGGGGTTATATTCATGTGTCATGGCTAATGAGAGAATCCAAGATGAAGGGCTGTCTTTGTTCCCGTCTGATGTAAAGAATGAATGTGACAAATCTCACTATCGGTTAGGGTCGACcctttattttgaatttcatgGTGTCAATTCCCAGAATGCTGTGGGTAGTTCCGGGAATATGCCATCCAACTTGCGTGTTATACACATCCCAGACCTGCATCTGCATAAGGGGGATGATCTATTATTTCTGAAACAGTGCATTGAGCAATATGATGTACCTCCAGAGCACAGGTTCTCATTGCTGACAAGAATTAGATATGCTCGTGCCTTCCAATCTCCAAAAACCTCCAGGCTGCACAGCAGAATTTGCCTTCTTGCATTCATTGTGCTTGTTCAGTCCAGTGATGCTCATGATGAACTTGTGTCCTTTTTTTCCAATGAGCCAGAGTATACAAATGAGTTAATTAGGATTGTGCGCTCTGAAGAATCTATTCCAGGAAGCATTAAAACACTTGCAATGCTTGCACTGAGTGCACAGTTGGCTGCATATTCGTCATCTCATGAACGTGCAAGGATATTGAGTGGATCAAGCATCATTTCTGCTGGCGGGAACCGAATGATTCTGCTGAATGCACTCCAGAAGGCAGTCTTGGCACTGAATAGTTCCAGTGATCCATCATCTCTTTCCTTTGTTGAAGCTCTTCTACAATTTTATCTGCTCCAtgtgatatcttcttcaagttcTGGAAGTGCTATTAGGGGATCAGGAATGGTTCCAACCCTATTACCTCTGCTACAGGATGTTAATTCAGCCCATATGCATCTTGTGTGCTTTGCCGTAAAAACTCTACAGAAGCTCATGGATTATAGTAATGCTGCTGTGACCCTGTTCAAAGATCTGGGGGGAGTAGAGCTTTTGGCTCAGAGATTACAGACAGAAGTTCATAGAGTTATTGGTCTGGTTAGTGCAGATGGAAATTCAATGGTCATTGGAGGCCAATCAAGATATGATGAGGATCGGTTATACTCCCAGAAGCGGCTCATCAAGGCTTTGTTGAAGGCACTTGGGTCTGCTACTTATGCCCCTGCAAATTCTTCAAGGTCCCAGAACACCCATGATAATTCCTTGCCTGCCTCTCTTTCATTGATATTTGGCAATGTAGAGAAGTTTGGTGGTGATATATATTTCTCAGCAGTGACTGTTATGAGTGAGATAATCCACAAAGACCCTACTTGTTTTTCGtctttgcatgaattgggtctTCCAGATGCCTTTCTATCATCAGTGGTGGCTGGAATACTCCCTTCTTCAAAAGCTATTACATGCGTTCCCAGCGGTCTTGGTGCCATTTGCCTTAATGCAAAAGGCTTAGAGGCAGTTAAGGAAACCATGGCATTACATTTCCTTGTAGACATTTTCACAAGTAGAAAATACGTGGTTGCAATGAATGAAGGTGTTGTCCCTTTGGCAAATGCTGTTGAGGAGCTCCTGCGACATGTATCCTCATTGAGAAGCACTGGGGTGGATATAATCATTGAAATTATTGATAAGCTTGCTTCCATGGGTGATGATAATGGAGGCTTAGGGTCGTCAGGGAAAGTGGATGGTGGTACTGCAATGGAAACTGATTCTGAAGATAGGGAACAAGAGGGGCATGGTTGTCGTGTGAGTGCAATGGATGTGGCAGCTGATGGCATCAGTAACGAGCGTTTTGTTCAACTGTGTATCTTCCATGTGATGGTACTGGTTCACAGAACAATGGAAAATTCTGAAACTTGCAGGTTTTTTGTGGAAAAGAAGGGAATTGAAGCTTTAATGAAGCTCCTGTTGCGGCCTAGCATTGCACAATCATCTGAAGGGATGTCAATTGCTTTGCATAGCACAGTTGTGTTTAAGGGTTTTACTCAGCATCACTCTGCTGTACTGGCTCGTGCCTTTTGTTCTTCTCTAAGGGATCGTTTGAAGAAAACTTTAGATGGATTCAATTCGGTGACAGGTTCGTTTTTGCTGGATCCGAGGATTACACCAGATAAGGGAATCTTTTCCTTGCTTTTTGTTGTTGAGttccttttgtttcttgctGCCTCTAAAGATAATCGTTGGGTGACTGCGTTGCTTACGGAATTTGGAAATGGTAGTAAGGATGTCTTGGAAGATATTGGGCGTGTGCACCGGGAACTTCTATGGCAGATTGCTCTCCTTGAAGATGCCAAGCTGGATGTAGGGGATAAAGTTTCCAGTTCTGGTTCTAGTGAGGATCCACAGAAATCGGACACAAACGCTGGTGAAACTGAAGAGCAAAGGTTCAACTCATTTAGGCAGTTTCTTGATCCATTGCTGAGACGAAGGATGTCAGGATGGAGTGTTGAATCTCAGTTTTTTGATCTTATAAGCCTATACCGTGATCTTGGTCGTGCTGCCGGAGTTCAGCCCAGACTTGTTATGGATGGTCCATCAAACATGCGGCTTGGATCTAGTCAGCACTTGCATGGTTCTGGTTCTACTGATGCTTCAGGGGCTGTAAGTTCAATGGAAGCGGATGCCCAGAGAAATTACTATTCATCCTGCAGCGATATGATGAGATCACTTGCTTTTCATATCAGCTACCTATTTTTGGAATTGGGAAAAGTCATGTTGCTTCCTTCTCGTCGACGGGATGATACTATGAATGTGTCCCCAGCATCAAAATCTGTGGTTTCTACTTTTGCCTCCATTATATTGGACCATTTGAATTTTGGGGGACATACAGATTCATCTGGTTCGGAGGCATCTATATCATCAAAGTGTCGGTACTTTGGTAAGGTAATTGACTTCATTGACAGCATTCTACTGGACAGGCCTGATTCCTGCAATCCTATATTGTTGAATTGTTTTTATGGGCATGAAGTTGTTCAAGCAGTCTTGACCACTTTTGAAGCTACGAGTCAGTTGCTTTTTGCGGTTAATAGAGCACCTGCATCTCCTATGGACACTGATGATGGGAGTTCGCTGCAGGGTGAGAGGGAAGAAACAGATTATTCATGGATTTATGGGCCCTTGGCTAGCTATGGTACACTAATGGACCACCTAGTGACTTCATCCTTTATTATTTCTCCTTTTACAAAACACTTGCTTGGCCAGCCTCTCACAAATGGAAATGTTCCTTTTCCTCGGGATGCTGAAGCATTTGTAAAGGTTCTCCAGTCCAAGGTACTAAAGACGGTGCTTCCCATTTGGACCCATCCTCAATTTACCGAGTGTAGTTATGAGTTTATCACAACAGTTATCTCTATCATGCGGCATGTCTATTGTGGAGTTGAGGTGAAAGATGCAAGTAACAACAGTGGAGCCCGTATGGTAGGCCCCCCTCCAAATGAATCTACTATCTCAATGATTGTAGAGATGGGATTTTCAAGGGCTAGGGCTGAAGAAGCTCTGAGGCAAGTGGGAACAAACAGTGTGGAGATGGCAATGGAGTGGCTATTCTCACATCCAGAGGAAGCCCAAGAAGATGATGAGCTTGCCCGAGCTCTTGCCATGTCCCTAGGCAACTCTGGGATGTCCCAGAAAGATGATGTTGATGGAAATGCAAGTAACCTAGATCAGGCAGAAGAGATTGTCCAGCTTCCCCCTGTTGACGATTTGTTGGTGACATGTATCAGGCTTCTGCAGATGAAGGAACCACTAGCTTTTCCAGTTCGGGACCTGCTTGTGATGTTATGCTCCCAAAATGATGGTCAATGCAGGTCGAAAGTTATTTCCTTTGTCATTGAACATGTTAAGCTTTGCAGTTCAATTTTGGATAGTGGAAACAGTGGCATGCTATCTGCTCTGTTTCATGTTCTTGCGCTGGTTCTTCATGAAGATACAGCGGCTCGAGAAGCTGCTTCCCAACATGGGCTCATTAAGATTGCTTCTGATTTGCTTTCTCAGTGGGATCCTAGCATGCATGATGGACAGAAAGTCCAAGTTCCAAAGTGGGTGACCACAGCTTTTCTTGCAATTGATAGACTGCTGCAGGTAGATCCGAAGCTAAATTCAGATATTTCTGAGCAGTTGCAAAAAGATGATGTTAGTAGCCAGCAGGCTAGTGTAACCATTGATGAGGATAAGCAGAACAACTTGCAGTCTACTTTTGGGTTAACTTCACGATATATAGATGAGCATGATCAGAAGCGACTTATTGAGGTTGCATGTAGATGTATAAAGAATCAGCTACCTTCTGAGACGATGCATGTTGTCCTTCAGTTATGTGCTACACTTACAAGAACTCATTCTGTAGCCATTGCTTTCCTTGATGCTGGTGGTTTGCCATCTCTATTGTCCTTGCCAACATCTAGCCTGTTTTCTGGATTTGACAATGTTGCTGCTACTATAGTTCGTCATATTCTTGAAGATCCCCATACTCTTCAGCAAGCAATGGAATCTGAGATCAGACACAGCCTTGTATCTGCCACTAATAGGCACTCTAATGGAAGGCTTACTCCACGCAATTTCCTTCTAAATTTGGCCTCTGTCATCTCTAGGGATCCAGTGGTCTTCATGCGAGCTGCTCAGTCTGTCTGTCAGGTTGAAATGGTTGGTGAAAGGCCATATGTTATACTCTTGAAAGATCGTGAGAAAGATAAGtccaaggagaaggagaaggcaTCGGAGAAAGACAAGCAGCAACTTGTCGATGGGAAGACTTCTTTGGGTGACTTGAACTCAATGGCTCCTGGAAATACACAAGGCAAATTGCCAGATTCAAGTACCAAGAGTGCCAAAGTCCATCGGAAATCTCCTCAAAGTTTTGTTAGTGTAATTGAGCTTCTTTTAGATTCTGTGATAACTTTTGTTCCTTCACAGAGAGATGATGGTGTGGTAGATGGGCCATCAATAGCAGACATGGAGATTGATGGTGCTGCAAATAAGGGCAAGGGGAAAGCCATTGCAACTGTTTCTGAAGAGTGTGAAACCAATAACCAGGAAACTTCTGCATCTCTTGCAAAAACTGTATTCATTATGAAGCTGTTGACTGAGATACTACTGACTTATTCTTCATCTGTTCATATCCTTCTCCGAAGAGATGCTGAAGTCAGTAGCAGTAGAGGTCCTCCCCAGAGGGGTGCTAGCGGGAACTATAGTGGTGGAATATTTCATCATATTCTTCAGAAGTTCCTACCATACTCTGGAAATcataagaaggaaaagaaagtagATGGTGATTGGAGGCAGAAACTAGCAACAAGGGCAAGCCAGttcttggttgcatcctgtgtTCGCTCTGCAGAGGCTCGGAGAAGGGTTTTTACTGATATTAGCCATGTCCTCAATGACTTCGTTGATTCATCTAATGGTTTCAGGCCACCAGATGGCAGCATTCATGCTTTTATTGATCTGCTCAATGATGTCTTAGCTGCTCGGTCTCCCACTGGGGCATATATTTCAGCAGAAGCTTCAGCAACTTTTCTAGATGTTGGATTGGTTCTGTCTCTGACTCGGACTCTCCAAGTTTTGGACCTGGATCATGCAGACTCTCCTAAAGTTGTTACTGGGCTTGTCAAGGCTCTGGAGGCAGTTACAAAAGAACATGTCATTTCTGCTGATGGGAAGGGTGAGAACACTAATAAGCCTCCTGAACAGAGCCAACCTGGAAGAACAGATAATGGGGGTGATAGATTTCAGTCTTTGGAAACTAATTCCCAGCCTGATCGTAGTGAAGCAGTTATTGACCAAATTGAATCTTTTACAACAGTCCAAGCCTCTGGCAGCTCAGAGTCAATTAGAGATGATATGGAGCATGACCGGGATATGGATGGTGGTTTTGCTCCTGGAGCTGATGatgattttatgaatgaaaattcTGAGGAAGCTGGGGGTATTGAAAATGGAATGGATTCTGTAGGGATAAGATTCGAGTTCTCTCACAATGTGCAAGATAATATtggtgatgaagatgatgatgaagagatATCTGGGGATGATGGAGATGAAGGTGATGAAgacgaagatgaagatgatgaggagcATAATGATCTGGAGGAGGATGAAGTTCATCATATGTCGCATGGGGACACAGATCAGGATGATCATGAgattgatgaagatgagttTGATGAAGATGTGTTagaggaagaggatgaagaagatgaggatgacGACGAAGGAGTTATTCTGAGGCTTGAGGAGGGCATCAATGGAATAAATGTTTTTGATCATATCGAAGTTTTTGGCAGAGAAAATAGTTTCCCGAATGACACACTCCATGTGATGCCTGTTGAAGTTTTTGGATCAAGGCGCCAAGGGCGTACAACATCAATATACAATCTTCTAGGACGATCTGCAGACCATGGTGCTCCTTCCCAGCATCCTCTTCTGTTGGAGCCACCTTCTGCACTACATCCAGCGCCTCCTAGACAATCAG AGGGTTCAGCTGATATGGTCTTCTCTGATAGAAACTTGGACAACTCATCATCACGGTTGGACACTATTTTCCGGTCACTTAGGAATGGACGGCATGGACATCGTTTTAACATGTGGGTAGATGATAGCCAGCAGCGTAGTGGATCAAGTGCAACTGCAATACCCCAAGGCCTGGAGGAGTTGCTTGTCTCCCAGTTGAGACAGCCCACACCTGACAAACCTTTGGATCAGAATACAACTTTGGCGGAGCCTCAAGGTGAAGGGGAGGCAAGTCATCTAGAAGAATCTGAAACAGGAATGAAGacagatgcacctgtagagaCTGTTGTAAACAATGGTAGCATTTCTACACGACCATCTGGTTCCACAGGAGTGGATGGTATAGGAAATTCTGATGGCACACCAATAGAAAATGATCTTCATGGAAGGGAGGAATCAAGTGCACATACTCAAGCTGTTGACATGCAGTGTGAGCGCAATGATGCAGTTGTGCGGGATGTTGAAGCAGTAAGCCAAGAAAGCAGTGGAAGTGGTGCAACTTTGGGGGAAAGCCTTCGAAGCTTGGAGGTGGAAATAGGAAGTGCTGATGGCCATGATGATGGGGGAGAAAGGCAAACTTCTACGGATAGACTGCCTTTGGGTGATCTCCAGCCAACTCGAGTTAGAAGAACAAATGTATTATTGGGAAATGCCAATCCGGTAAGCAGCCGAGATGCATCTCTTCAGAGTGTTATTGAAGTGTCAGAAAATCCTGATCAGGGAGCAGATCAGAGTGGTCCTGCTGATGAGCAGCAGATCAACCGGGAAGCCGACTCTGGTTCAATTGATCCTGCTTTCCTGGATGCTCTTCCTGAGGATTTGCGTGCTGAAGTACTTTCAGCTCAACAGGGTCAAGCAGCACAGCCTTCAAATGATCAGCCTCAGTCTGCTGGAGATATTGATCCTGAATTCCTTGCAGCGCTTCCCCCAGATATCAGGGCAGAAGTCCTGGCACAACAACAAGCTCAGAGACTACATCAGTCGCAGGAATTGGAAGGGCAACCGGTTGAAATGGATGCTGTTTCAATAATTGCAACATTCCCTTCAGACTTACGAGAAGAG GTGCTCTTAACATCCTCTGATGCTATTCTAGCCAATTTAACCCCAGCTCTCGTAGCAGAAGCAAACATGTTGCGTGAGAGGTTTGCACATCGGTATCATAGTCGTACTCTTTTTGGCATGTACCCCAGAAGTCGGAGGGGTGAATCCTCCAGACGTGGTGAAGTTGTTGGAGCCTCTCTGGACAGAATTGGAGGAGGAATTGCTTCTCGTAGATCAATGGGAGGTAAACCACTTGAAGCTGATGGTGCTCCTCTGGTGGATACGGAAGCTCTGAAAGCCATGATCCGGTTGCTTCGTGTGGTTcaa CCATTGTATAAGGGCCAATTACAGAGGCTTCTCCTGAATCTATGTGCTCACCATGCAACGAGGACCACTCTGGTGCAAATTCTGATGGATATGCTGATGCTTGATATGCGGCGGACTGTCAATCATTTGAGCAGTGCTGCAGAGCCATCATATCGGCTTTATGCTTGCCAGAGTCATGTTATGTATTCTCGTCCTCAGTATCTAGATG GTGTCCCTCCCCTGGTGTCTCGGCGTATTCTGGAAACTCTGACATACTTGGCACGGAACCATCCTTCTGTTGCAAAGCTTCTGCTTCAGCTTGAGCTTCCACAGACACCGGTTAATGAGCCAGAGAGCCCTGATCAGGCACGTGGAAAAGCTGTTATGATTGTTGATGATGACATTGAAAGCAAGCAACATCAAAAAGGAGATTTCTCCATTGTCCTACTTCTAAGTCTGTTGAATCAACCACTGTATTTGAGAAGCATTGCACATCTTGAACAG TTGCTAAATCTTTTGGACGTAGTCATTGATAATGCTGAAAACAACTCCAGCTCATCCAATAAGTCTGGGGAATCCCCTGTAGAGCAAACATCTGGTCCTCAGATGCAAGATGCTGAGCTAAATGTCACTGGTGGTTCATTTTCTGTTGGTGATGTTAAAGCATCCAATACTGATGAATGCCTCAAACTCTCAGGTTCTGGCACAAGTAATGAATGTGATACTCGAGCTCTATTATTCAGCTTACCACGAGAAGAACTTAGGCTCCTATGCTCTTTGCTTGCACGGGAGGG aTTGTCGGATAATGCTTATGTTCTTGTCGCTGAGGTGTTGAGAAAGTTGGTGGCTATTGCTCCGACTCATTGTCATCTATTTATTACTGAGCTAGCTGATTCTGTTCGACAATTAAGTAGATTTGCAATGGATGAGTTGCATGTATTTGGAGAAGCAGAAAAAGCACTCCTCAGTACAACTTCTACTAGTGGGACTGCAATCCTGCGGGTTTTGCAGGCATTAAGCTCTCTTATTTCATCCttactagagaaagagaaggatcaACAAACCCCCTCTAAAAGGGAGCAAAATGATCCTCTCTCTCAGGTAGGAGAAATTAATGCTGCCTTGGAGCCCCTGTGGCTGGAGTTGAGCACTTGCATAGGCAAAATAGAGAGTTACTCAGATTCAGTGAGTGATCAGTCAGCATCATCTAGAACTGTCACATCCACAACCGCTGGTGTATTGCCTCCACTTCCAGCGGGTACCCAAAACATCTTGCCATATGTAGAATCTTTCTTTGTGACTTGTGAGAAGTTGCATGCTGCACAGTCTGGTGCTGGTCACGACTTCAGCATTGCAGTGACTTCTGATGTTGAAGATGCTACATCTGCTGCCCAACAGAAGACTTCAGGTTCCCTTGCAAAAGTTGATGAAAAACATGTTGCTTTTGTCAAGTTTTCAGATAAGCATAGGAAGCTATTAAATGCTTTCATCAGGCAGAACCCTGGGTTGCTTGAGAagtcattttctctcatgctgAAGGTTCCACgtttcattgattttgataATAAGCGTGCTCACTTCCGGTCCAAGATAAAGCATCAGCATGATCATCATCATAGTCCGTTGAGAATATCGGTAAGAAGAGCATACATTCTTGAAGATTCATATAACCAACTGCGCATGCGATCGACTCAAGACTTGAAGGGGAGGTTAACTGTACATTTTCAAGGGGAGGAAGGTATTGATGCTGGTGGACTGACGAGAGAATGGTATCAGTTGTTGTCTCGGGTTATATTTGACAAAGGAGCACTACTTTTTACGACAGTGGGCAATGAATCAACATTTCAGCCAAATCCCAACTCTGTCTACCAAACGGAGCATCTCTCATATTTCAAGTTTGTTGGGCGAGTG GTAGGAAAAGCACTATTTGATAGTCAACTTCTGGATGTCCATTTCACTCGATCTTTCTACAAGCATATCCTTGGGGTTAAAGTAACATATCATGACATTGAAGCCATAGATCCTGGTTACTTCAAAAACCTGAAGTGGATGCTTGAG AATGATATAAGTGATGTTTTAGACCTTACTTTCAGCATTGATGCTGATGAGGAGAAGTTGATATTATATGAAAGGGCAGAG GTCACTGACTATGAGCTGATCCCTGGTGGCCGGAATATTCGAGTTACTGAGGAGAATAAACATGAATATGTTGGTCTTGTTGCTGAACATCGGTTGACCACTGCTATTCGTCCTCAAATCAATGCATTTTTGGAAGGTTTCAGTGAGCTGATTCCTCGGGATCTAATATCTATCTTTAATGATAAAGAATTGGAGTTATTGATTAGTGGGCTTCCAGATATAGACT TAGATGACCTACGGGCAAATACTGAGTATTCTGGATACAGTGCTGCATCTCCTGTTATTCAGTGGTTTTGGGAGGTTGTTCAGGGTTTCAGCAAGGAGGATAAAGCTCGTCTCCTACAGTTTGTGACTGGCACCTCGAAG GTGCCCTTAGAAGGTTTCAGTGCACTTCAAGGAATTTCAGGCTCACAAAGATTTCAGATTCATAAAGCTTACGGGAGCCCTGACCACTTGCCTTCGGCTCATACATG TTTCAACCAATTAGACCTACCAGAGTATCCATCTAAACATCATCTGGAGGAGAGACTACTACTGGCAATTCATGAGGCCAACgaagggtttgggtttggttga